CTATCCATCCATGACTGCTAACCGTCGCAATAACGCGGCACACCCTATTGAAGAAGTGGGTGAGAAGCTGCGTGCGATGATGCCTTGGATTGCAGCAAACAAGATTGTTGATAAGTCTAAAAACTAATTCAACAAGCCACTTAAAAGCGCAGCTATTTAGCTGCGCTTTTTTGTTGCAGGGTGATAACAGCCTGAGAAAAAACTCTAGGTTAGTGGTAGTGTGGTCATTATCTTTTATCAATAGCGGAACGGTTTTATGAGTGACAAACAAGAGAAACCTTTAACGGCCAAAATTGAAGGTGTGCTACCGGTGGGGGAGCATGTGGAGGAGGTGCAAAATCCCGATGGGGAAAAGGCACGTCACCGCGGTGTTTACTTGTTACCGAATTTATTTACTACGGCCAATTTGTTTGCAGGATTTTACTCATTGGTTTGCACCATGTCTGGGCAATTCAATACTGCAGCGATGATTATCTTTATTGCGATGATTTTGGATGGCTTAGATGGGCGTGTAGCGCGTATGACCAATACGCAAAGTGCCTTCGGCGCCGAGTATGACTCCTTGTCGGATATGGTGGCCTTTGGCTTGGCGCCTGCGGTGCTGGCCTATCAGTGGGCTTTAATTGAGATGGGGCAGTTAGGGTTAGGGGTGTCTTTTATCTTTGCTGCTTGTGCTGCTTTACGTTTAGCACGTTTTAATACTCAGATAGGCAAGGTTGATAAACGCTGGTTTATTGGTTTGGCTAGCCCTGCAGCCGCTGGTGTGGTGGCCGGTACTGTGTGGGCGGTGTGGGCTATCAGTGAGGATGGAGTTGCAGCGGAAGATTTACATATCAGTTTTATTATGGTCTTTGCTGCAATTGTTGCCTTAGCAGGGCTGTTGATGGTCAGTAATGTAAAGTATTACAGTTTCAAAGATTTTGACTTTAAGGGGCGGGTGCCTTTTGTGGTGATGTTAATCGCCGTTTTAGCTTTTGCTATTTTTGTAACCGATCCACCTAGAGTGCTATTGGTTGTGTTCCTTGCCTATGCGGCGTCCGGCCCTGTTTATATGGCTACGCGTATTAGAAGAAAGAATAATAGAAATAAAAACGCAACAGGTGTTGACAGTTAAAATAATTGCTGTAATATACGCCACCTGTCGACGGGGCATCGCTTCAGCGGCAGGTGGTAAAGAGTTGTTTTGATTGGGTTTCTTCTGAGTTTCGGTTGAAAAAAGAATTTAAAATAACGCTTGACACAGTTCAGGTTTAGCGTAGAATGCGCGGCCTTGGTTGAGATTGCTGAGTTGCTTAGGTGGCTCGATTGGATCTCCCAAATCGTTCTTTAACATAGTTAATCAAGCAATTCGTGTGGGTGCTTGTGATGAATGACTGATAGTCGCCAAGATTATCAGCAACACAAGTTACTCTGTGAATTCATAGAGTTATTTTTGTCTTTTTTTATAAAAGATATTTGCGATTGCTGAGCCAAGTTTAGGGTTTTCTCAAAACCCGATCAGAATATAACTGAAGAGTTTGATCATGGCTCAGATTGAACGCTGGCGGCAGGCCTAACACATGCAAGTCGAGCGGTAACAGAGAGAAGCTTGCTTCTCTGCTGACGAGCGGCGGACGGGTGAGTAAAGCCTAGGAATCTGCCTAGTAGTGGGGGATAACTTGCCGAAAGGTAAGCTAATACCGCGTACGTCCTACGGGAGAAAGCAGGGGCCTCTTCGGAGCCTTGCGCTATTAGATGAGCCTAGGTCAGATTAGCTAGTTGGTGAGGTAAAGGCTCACCAAGGCGACGATCTGTAACTGGTCTGAGAGGATGATCAGTCACACTGGAACTGAGACACGGTCCAGACTCCTACGGGAGGCAGCAGTGGGGAATATTGGACAATGGGGGAAACCCTGATCCAGCCATGCCGCGTGTGTGAAGAAGGTCTTCGGATTGTAAAGCACTTTAAGTTGGGAGGAAGGGCTTACGGTTAATACCCGCTAAGTTTTGACGTTACCAACAGAATAAGCACCGGCTAACTTCGTGCCAGCAGCCGCGGTAATACGAAGGGTGCAAGCGTTAATCGGAATTACTGGGCGTAAAGCGCGCGTAGGTGGTTTGTTAAGTTGGAAGTGAAAGCCCCGGGCTCAACCTGGGAATTGCTTTCAAAACTAGCAGGCTAGAGTACAGTAGAGGGTAGTGGAATTTCCTGTGTAGCGGTGAAATGCGTAGATATAGGAAGGAACATCAGTGGCGAAGGCGACTACCTGGACTGATACTGACACTGAGGTGCGAAAGCGTGGGGAGCAAACAGGATTAGATACCCTGGTAGTCCACGCCGTAAACGATGTCAACTAGTTGTTGGGTTCCTTGAGAACTTAGTAACGCAGCTAACGCATTAAGTTGACCGCCTGGGGAGTACGGCCGCAAGGTTAAAACTCAAATGAATTGACGGGGGCCCGCACAAGCGGTGGAGCATGTGGTTTAATTCGAAGCAACGCGAAGAACCTTACCTGGCCTTGACATGTAGCGAACTTTCTAGAGATAGATGGGTGCCTTCGGGAACGCTAACACAGGTGCTGCATGGCTGTCGTCAGCTCGTGTCGTGAGATGTTGGGTTAAGTCCCGTAACGAGCGCAACCCTTGTCCTTAGTTACCAGCACGTTATGGTGGGCACTCTAAGGAGACTGCCGGTGACAAACCGGAGGAAGGTGGGGATGACGTCAAGTCATCATGGCCCTTACGGCCAGGGCTACACACGTGCTACAATGGTCGGTACAACGGGTTGCCAAGCCGCGAGGTGGAGCTAATCTCATAAAGCCGATCGTAGTCCGGATCGCAGTCTGCAACTCGACTGCGTGAAGTCGGAATCGCTAGTAATCGCGGATCAGAATGCCGCGGTGAATACGTTCCCGGGCCTTGTACACACCGCCCGTCACACCATGGGAGTGGGTTGCACCAGAAGTAGCTAGTCTAACTTTCGAGAGGACGGTT
The sequence above is a segment of the Thiopseudomonas alkaliphila genome. Coding sequences within it:
- the pssA gene encoding CDP-diacylglycerol--serine O-phosphatidyltransferase, whose protein sequence is MSDKQEKPLTAKIEGVLPVGEHVEEVQNPDGEKARHRGVYLLPNLFTTANLFAGFYSLVCTMSGQFNTAAMIIFIAMILDGLDGRVARMTNTQSAFGAEYDSLSDMVAFGLAPAVLAYQWALIEMGQLGLGVSFIFAACAALRLARFNTQIGKVDKRWFIGLASPAAAGVVAGTVWAVWAISEDGVAAEDLHISFIMVFAAIVALAGLLMVSNVKYYSFKDFDFKGRVPFVVMLIAVLAFAIFVTDPPRVLLVVFLAYAASGPVYMATRIRRKNNRNKNATGVDS